From Micromonospora nigra, one genomic window encodes:
- a CDS encoding iron-containing alcohol dehydrogenase family protein translates to MPLLARTVNTPLVIEVRRGAVADLGSLLADRRISAGGDVAVVVGPGQGEKIVELCRPSLGSADVFTVAGGTIDAANELGDRLRARSYDAVVGIGGGKTIDTAKYAATRYGMPMVTVATSLANDGIASPTASLDHEGGKASYGVHIPIAVMVDLDFVENGPDRQTQAGIGDAVSNLSACADWELAHEVRGEPIDGLAVTLARTGAEALLNHPGKITDDAFLTTLAEALILGGIASSVCGSTRPASGGDHEISHAIDHLFPGTGSHGEQVGLGALFCTFLRGDLEQFGRLARCLHRHGLATTPADLGLSDDQFIEAVQYAPRTRPDRYTVLEHLALSPSDTRERLADYAGAIRDHRG, encoded by the coding sequence GTGCCGCTACTAGCGCGTACCGTCAACACGCCCCTGGTGATCGAGGTCCGCCGGGGCGCGGTGGCCGACCTGGGGTCGCTGCTGGCCGACCGGCGCATCTCGGCCGGCGGGGACGTGGCCGTGGTGGTCGGCCCCGGCCAGGGCGAGAAGATCGTCGAGCTGTGCCGGCCCAGCCTCGGCTCCGCCGACGTGTTCACCGTCGCCGGTGGCACCATCGACGCGGCCAACGAGCTGGGTGACCGGCTGCGGGCCCGGTCGTACGACGCGGTGGTCGGCATCGGCGGCGGCAAGACCATCGACACCGCCAAGTACGCCGCCACCCGGTACGGCATGCCCATGGTGACCGTGGCGACGAGCCTCGCCAACGACGGCATCGCCTCGCCGACGGCGTCGCTGGACCACGAGGGCGGCAAGGCCTCCTACGGGGTGCACATCCCGATCGCCGTCATGGTCGACCTGGATTTCGTGGAGAACGGCCCGGACCGGCAGACCCAGGCCGGCATCGGCGACGCGGTGAGCAACCTGAGCGCCTGCGCCGACTGGGAACTGGCCCACGAGGTACGCGGCGAACCGATCGACGGTCTCGCCGTGACACTCGCCCGCACCGGCGCGGAGGCCCTGCTCAACCACCCCGGGAAGATCACCGACGACGCGTTCCTGACCACGCTGGCCGAGGCGCTGATCCTCGGCGGCATCGCCAGCTCGGTGTGCGGCTCGACCCGCCCCGCAAGCGGCGGCGACCACGAGATCTCGCACGCCATCGACCACCTGTTCCCCGGCACCGGTTCACACGGCGAGCAGGTCGGGTTGGGCGCGCTGTTCTGCACGTTCCTGCGCGGCGACCTGGAGCAGTTCGGCCGGCTCGCCCGCTGCCTGCACCGGCACGGCCTCGCCACCACCCCCGCCGACCTGGGCCTGAGCGACGACCAGTTCATCGAGGCCGTGCAGTACGCGCCCCGCACCCGGCCGGACCGCTACACCGTCCTGGAACACCTGGCGTTGTCGCCTTCCGACACGCGGGAACGGCTGGCAGACTACGCCGGTGCAATCCGCGACCACCGTGGCTGA
- a CDS encoding helix-turn-helix domain-containing protein — protein sequence MDNREQVPIGRQVAYWRTRRRLSQQVFADRLGKSKSWVDKVERGVRSLDKMSTLRHIATVLRIDTAVLFGRDVQPVVVADRVEGVERIREALSTYDSALGRPAVRSVALPADRLTREVGHAWTMFQHARYPQVAALVPGLLAGVQRVHADDPGWGRPLLVEVYRLTAALLTKLGEVDLGWLAADRAMAAATGHPELVAAAAVQLGQVLRASGRARAALSTTLAAAYRIAPPNPDDDGSPAAWSLCGTLLVQAALAAASRGDEHAAAELLDEAAGMAARVGDGHDHHRTAFGPAAVDLARAAAALDLGDASEAVTWHEKTTTRDAWRWLPLEHRAAHLIDAARAYAEVGDPISAARVLVDADRMAPAEVRHRPAAREVLAQVAGDPHAPATIIQLAAALGVTCQ from the coding sequence GTGGACAACCGTGAACAGGTGCCGATCGGCCGGCAGGTGGCGTACTGGCGGACGCGACGGAGGTTGTCGCAGCAGGTGTTCGCCGATCGGCTCGGCAAGTCGAAGTCCTGGGTCGACAAGGTCGAGCGGGGTGTGCGATCGCTGGACAAGATGTCGACGTTGCGGCACATCGCCACTGTCCTGCGGATCGACACCGCAGTGCTGTTCGGCCGGGACGTCCAACCCGTCGTGGTGGCCGATCGCGTCGAGGGGGTGGAACGGATTCGGGAGGCCCTGTCGACGTACGACAGCGCCCTTGGTCGGCCGGCGGTCCGGAGCGTGGCGTTGCCGGCGGACCGGTTGACCCGGGAGGTCGGGCATGCCTGGACCATGTTCCAGCACGCCCGGTATCCGCAGGTGGCAGCCCTGGTGCCGGGCCTGCTGGCCGGCGTGCAGCGGGTCCACGCCGACGACCCCGGGTGGGGCCGGCCGCTGCTGGTGGAGGTGTACCGGCTGACCGCCGCGCTGCTGACGAAGCTCGGCGAGGTCGATCTGGGCTGGCTGGCCGCAGACCGGGCGATGGCTGCCGCGACCGGGCATCCCGAGTTGGTGGCCGCCGCCGCCGTGCAGCTCGGCCAGGTTCTACGCGCCTCCGGGCGGGCGCGGGCGGCGCTGTCGACGACGCTGGCCGCCGCGTACCGGATCGCCCCGCCCAACCCGGACGACGACGGCTCCCCCGCCGCCTGGTCGTTGTGCGGGACGCTGCTCGTGCAGGCCGCCCTGGCGGCGGCCAGCCGGGGCGACGAACACGCCGCCGCCGAACTTCTCGACGAGGCCGCCGGCATGGCCGCCCGGGTCGGAGACGGCCACGACCACCACCGGACCGCGTTCGGGCCGGCGGCGGTCGACCTGGCCCGCGCTGCCGCAGCCCTCGACCTGGGCGACGCGAGCGAGGCGGTGACCTGGCACGAGAAGACGACCACACGGGACGCCTGGCGGTGGCTACCGCTCGAACACCGCGCCGCGCACCTGATCGACGCCGCCCGCGCCTACGCCGAGGTCGGCGACCCGATCAGCGCCGCCCGGGTGCTGGTCGACGCCGACCGCATGGCACCGGCCGAGGTACGCCACCGCCCCGCCGCCCGAGAGGTGCTCGCCCAGGTGGCCGGCGACCCGCACGCCCCAGCCACGATCATCCAACTCGCCGCCGCCCTCGGCGTGACCTGCCAATGA
- a CDS encoding transposase family protein — MQVISAARPEWIFPFTGLQPAQFRRLVRLVAERGGDAIADGRPGRQWSLNLADRVLLVAAYWRTNLTMRQIGPLFGVSHSAAHRVIDTLGPLLALAPVRRRRVDQITIVDGTLIPTRDHRLAAPSKNYRYSTNLQVAIDAHTRLVVALGDPQPGNRNDTIVYRTSGIDQKLAGRPVMADGAYRGNPEVIIPYRKPADGSELPEWKAELNKQHRTIRAQVEHVLARMKCFKILRDYRRAAHTLTDTASGIAHLHNIILAG, encoded by the coding sequence GTGCAGGTGATCTCGGCGGCCCGCCCGGAGTGGATCTTCCCGTTCACGGGGCTGCAGCCCGCTCAGTTCCGCAGACTGGTCCGGCTGGTCGCCGAGCGTGGCGGTGACGCGATCGCTGACGGGCGGCCGGGGCGGCAGTGGTCTCTCAACCTTGCCGATCGGGTGCTGCTGGTAGCCGCCTACTGGCGCACGAACCTGACGATGCGGCAGATCGGCCCGCTGTTCGGGGTGTCGCACTCCGCCGCCCATCGAGTCATCGACACCCTCGGTCCGCTGCTCGCCCTGGCCCCGGTACGCCGGCGTCGGGTCGACCAGATCACCATCGTTGACGGCACCCTGATCCCAACCCGGGATCACCGCCTGGCCGCCCCGAGCAAGAACTACCGCTACAGCACCAACCTGCAGGTCGCCATCGACGCCCACACCCGCCTCGTGGTCGCACTCGGCGACCCGCAGCCCGGCAACCGCAACGACACCATCGTCTACCGCACCAGCGGCATCGACCAGAAGCTGGCCGGACGGCCGGTCATGGCCGACGGCGCCTACCGCGGCAACCCCGAGGTGATCATCCCCTACCGCAAGCCCGCCGACGGCAGCGAACTGCCCGAGTGGAAAGCGGAGCTGAACAAGCAGCACCGCACCATCCGAGCGCAGGTCGAACACGTACTGGCCCGCATGAAGTGCTTCAAGATCCTGCGCGACTACCGCCGCGCCGCCCACACATTGACCGACACCGCTTCCGGCATCGCCCACCTCCACAACATCATCCTCGCCGGGTGA
- a CDS encoding M23 family metallopeptidase, with the protein MRQSDQADEAAAEAEPSPHRLDRRHLLGVITAALAVGVIPEAWLAEAAYGATPRWNRPFDKWVPITSPFGPRRDPITGETRQHNGTDYSYSGILGYPVRSIAAGTVTSVSYNAGGFGHHAIVTHADGWRSLYAHLREAPVVRTGAQVAAGQHVGNVGSTGRSTGPHLHLEVIHPNGGRVDPESILGGAPFAGTPGPPPDILTKDGLMYLIWSTGGTGYLVTPNRVIGLRSMAHYNLFKRIINSNQAAAQPEVFNALEIDQINAYLNGQVPA; encoded by the coding sequence ATGCGGCAATCCGATCAAGCCGACGAAGCAGCAGCGGAAGCTGAGCCTTCGCCGCACCGCCTCGACCGTCGCCACCTGCTCGGGGTGATCACCGCTGCGCTCGCCGTCGGCGTGATCCCGGAGGCGTGGCTGGCCGAAGCGGCCTACGGTGCCACGCCCCGCTGGAACCGGCCCTTCGACAAGTGGGTCCCGATCACGTCGCCCTTCGGGCCCCGGCGGGACCCGATCACCGGCGAGACGCGGCAGCACAACGGCACCGACTACAGCTACTCCGGGATCCTCGGCTATCCGGTGCGGTCGATCGCCGCCGGCACGGTCACCAGCGTCAGCTACAACGCCGGCGGCTTCGGCCACCACGCGATCGTCACCCACGCCGACGGCTGGCGGAGCCTCTACGCGCACCTGCGGGAAGCTCCCGTGGTGCGCACGGGCGCCCAGGTCGCCGCCGGGCAGCACGTCGGCAACGTCGGGTCGACCGGCCGCTCGACCGGCCCGCACCTGCACCTTGAGGTCATCCACCCCAACGGTGGACGCGTCGACCCCGAGTCGATCCTCGGCGGTGCACCGTTCGCCGGAACGCCCGGACCTCCACCCGACATTCTCACCAAGGACGGACTGATGTATCTCATCTGGAGCACCGGCGGCACCGGCTACCTGGTCACCCCCAACCGCGTCATCGGGTTGCGGTCGATGGCCCACTACAACCTGTTCAAGCGGATCATCAACTCGAACCAGGCCGCAGCCCAGCCGGAGGTCTTCAACGCGCTCGAGATCGACCAGATCAACGCGTACCTCAACGGACAGGTTCCAGCCTGA
- a CDS encoding CBS domain-containing protein, producing MQVREAMSSQVLVVGPEHTLRQAAQMMSARGIGSAIVIDPDSEGVGIMTERDVLNAIGAGLDPDVERTGAHLTWDAVYAGPEWTVEEAAAAMARGGFRHLVVLDGREVTGVISVRDIMRVWAAGRMVDAG from the coding sequence ATGCAGGTTCGGGAAGCAATGTCCAGCCAGGTCCTCGTGGTCGGTCCGGAGCACACCCTGCGCCAGGCGGCGCAGATGATGTCGGCCCGTGGCATCGGATCCGCCATCGTGATCGACCCCGACTCCGAGGGGGTCGGCATCATGACGGAGCGGGACGTGTTGAACGCGATCGGCGCGGGGCTGGACCCGGACGTCGAGCGCACCGGCGCCCACCTCACCTGGGACGCGGTCTACGCCGGGCCGGAGTGGACGGTGGAGGAGGCGGCTGCGGCGATGGCCCGGGGCGGGTTCCGGCACCTCGTCGTCCTCGACGGCCGCGAGGTCACCGGCGTGATCTCCGTACGCGACATCATGCGGGTCTGGGCCGCGGGCCGGATGGTCGACGCGGGCTGA
- a CDS encoding aminoglycoside phosphotransferase family protein → MSDTPQLGPAPQRIAVDAEQVRRLVADQFPQWASLPVRPVPNGGWDNWTFHLGSRMSVRLPSASEYALAVDKEHRWLPALAPRLPLPIPAPLAKGEPGAGYPYPWSIYQWLDGEPASADRITEPVRFALGLADFLAALQRIDTTDGPRPGKHNWYRGGTLRTYDGQAQRALTALDGHVDVDLAREIWESALAARFDGADKWFHGDVAQGNLLLNDGELAAVIDFGTCGVGDPACDLAIAWTLLTADGRQAFRKRLSVDEATWARGRGWALWKTLVTCSYTLGDADESAADALRILGDIFSEYTLSAVTKPQL, encoded by the coding sequence GTGAGCGACACACCGCAGCTCGGACCCGCGCCCCAGCGCATTGCCGTCGACGCGGAACAGGTGCGCAGGCTCGTCGCCGACCAGTTCCCCCAGTGGGCCAGCCTGCCGGTTCGGCCCGTACCCAACGGCGGCTGGGACAACTGGACCTTCCATCTCGGCTCGCGGATGTCGGTCCGGTTGCCCAGCGCATCCGAGTACGCCCTGGCGGTCGACAAGGAACACCGGTGGCTTCCGGCACTCGCTCCCCGGCTTCCGCTGCCCATCCCCGCCCCCCTGGCCAAAGGCGAACCTGGCGCGGGCTACCCCTACCCGTGGTCGATCTACCAGTGGCTCGACGGCGAGCCCGCGAGCGCCGACCGGATCACCGAGCCCGTCAGGTTCGCACTCGGCCTGGCCGATTTCCTGGCGGCCTTGCAGCGCATCGATACCACTGACGGTCCCCGCCCCGGGAAGCACAACTGGTATCGGGGCGGCACGCTGCGCACCTACGACGGGCAAGCCCAGCGCGCACTCACGGCACTCGACGGCCACGTCGACGTCGACCTGGCTCGCGAAATCTGGGAGAGCGCGCTGGCAGCCCGCTTCGACGGTGCGGACAAATGGTTCCACGGTGACGTCGCCCAGGGGAATCTCCTGCTCAACGACGGCGAGTTGGCAGCTGTCATCGACTTCGGGACGTGCGGCGTCGGCGACCCGGCCTGTGACCTGGCAATCGCGTGGACACTGCTGACCGCCGACGGCCGGCAAGCGTTCCGAAAGCGGCTGTCCGTCGATGAGGCGACATGGGCGCGCGGGCGCGGCTGGGCCCTCTGGAAAACGCTCGTCACCTGCTCCTACACCCTGGGCGATGCCGACGAGTCAGCCGCAGACGCGCTGCGCATCCTCGGCGACATCTTCTCTGAATACACCCTCAGCGCCGTCACCAAGCCCCAGCTCTGA
- a CDS encoding CDP-alcohol phosphatidyltransferase family protein, with the protein MQSATTVAEARPTVADFHRVNRGGGLFSESVSQWLGAVFAVVAQRLGLPPTALTITNLVLGLATSVTVVALAGPVAAGDVPAWAVGLLALVGWQVAYALDCADGQLARVTGQGSAAGARVDVLCDVAAQIALVAALAATAVAQEPATPTWLVAIFAGTWMVNLVTSVMQAGPNAASMVTSTSLPVRLVKLIRDYGAVIFVAALVLAFAPALVLWVVVAFTIVNGGFLLASIAFSARASLR; encoded by the coding sequence GTGCAATCCGCGACCACCGTGGCTGAGGCCCGTCCCACCGTCGCCGACTTCCACCGGGTGAACCGGGGCGGCGGCCTGTTCAGCGAGTCGGTCAGCCAGTGGCTCGGCGCGGTCTTCGCCGTCGTCGCCCAGCGGCTCGGGCTGCCGCCGACCGCCCTGACCATCACGAACCTGGTGCTCGGGCTGGCCACCTCGGTGACCGTGGTGGCGCTCGCCGGCCCCGTCGCCGCCGGTGACGTGCCGGCCTGGGCCGTCGGGCTGCTCGCGCTGGTCGGCTGGCAGGTGGCGTACGCCCTGGACTGCGCCGACGGTCAGCTCGCCCGGGTCACCGGTCAGGGCAGCGCGGCGGGCGCGCGGGTCGACGTGCTGTGTGACGTGGCCGCCCAGATCGCCCTGGTAGCCGCCCTCGCGGCCACCGCCGTGGCGCAGGAACCGGCCACCCCGACCTGGCTGGTGGCGATCTTCGCCGGCACCTGGATGGTCAACCTGGTGACGTCGGTGATGCAGGCCGGCCCCAACGCGGCCAGCATGGTCACGTCCACCTCACTGCCCGTACGCCTGGTCAAGCTGATCCGCGACTACGGCGCGGTCATCTTCGTGGCGGCCCTGGTGCTGGCCTTCGCCCCGGCACTGGTCCTCTGGGTCGTGGTGGCCTTCACCATCGTCAACGGCGGCTTCCTGCTCGCCAGCATCGCCTTCTCCGCCCGCGCCTCGCTGCGCTGA
- a CDS encoding ester cyclase: protein MRGAERLVDQQYAMLLRRDVARLPELYATDAFYAMPGVTVRPIELPALLRTWTGAFPDLVVDVTGSVQTAGGAAVERRLTGTHTGVLHTPFGTVAPTGRVVSWDVADVVRVRRGRITAWRSYFDWGQLIAALGLHVDGLSRQQQHEPVGLPA from the coding sequence ATGCGCGGCGCGGAGCGGTTGGTCGACCAGCAGTACGCGATGCTCCTGCGGCGGGACGTGGCCCGGTTGCCGGAGCTGTACGCCACGGACGCCTTCTACGCCATGCCGGGCGTGACCGTGCGCCCGATCGAACTGCCCGCCCTGCTGCGTACCTGGACGGGTGCGTTCCCCGACCTGGTCGTCGACGTGACGGGGTCGGTGCAGACGGCCGGCGGGGCGGCGGTCGAGCGGCGGCTGACCGGCACCCACACGGGGGTGCTGCACACCCCGTTCGGCACGGTGGCCCCCACCGGGCGGGTGGTCTCCTGGGACGTGGCGGACGTGGTCCGGGTGCGCCGGGGCCGGATCACGGCGTGGCGGTCCTACTTCGACTGGGGGCAGCTCATCGCCGCGCTGGGCCTGCACGTGGACGGCCTGTCCCGGCAGCAGCAGCACGAGCCGGTCGGCCTCCCGGCCTGA
- a CDS encoding PQQ-binding-like beta-propeller repeat protein: MPLFDPPLAFAASAVEFEMPSGMFQTWDGVVYLLTTGNGFLAYDLTKGSLLWKVPLINGPARLGNTGPMIAEVDGKPTAFLTYRVVIEGSGTISDRTVMRVASFSLADGAVGWQTDVDDERIPSDSGLGVDKVVAANSDHVVVSTDSHDTGGLGSDFTTVLDARTGKIRWSNPAFQARALDGDTVAGMRSTDYRAKAERATIGLAASDGAQRWIHENTRPSGVLGSGQLGGGLMQVYPVRGNSEGRPAGLIEIKTGREVIRFEPAGTATCRYDGEAVVVCAQHGGRSGETGSMAAYDATSYKLLWQLPDKAAGREAPKLSAARRGAIYGSTSNGPIILDARTGQDKVTDLSFTPDVVIPGFGIVKSLKAIKVHAATG; the protein is encoded by the coding sequence ATGCCGCTTTTCGACCCTCCCCTGGCCTTCGCTGCAAGTGCAGTCGAGTTTGAGATGCCGAGCGGAATGTTCCAGACATGGGACGGGGTTGTGTATCTGTTGACCACCGGCAATGGATTCCTCGCATACGACCTGACCAAGGGGTCACTCCTGTGGAAAGTGCCGCTGATCAACGGGCCCGCGAGGCTGGGTAACACGGGGCCGATGATCGCGGAGGTGGACGGCAAGCCGACCGCCTTCTTGACCTATCGAGTGGTGATCGAAGGCAGCGGAACGATTTCCGACCGCACGGTGATGCGGGTGGCGAGCTTCAGCCTGGCTGATGGCGCGGTCGGCTGGCAGACGGACGTGGACGACGAGCGCATCCCATCAGACAGTGGACTCGGTGTCGACAAGGTGGTGGCAGCCAACTCCGATCATGTCGTGGTGTCCACCGACTCGCACGACACGGGTGGTCTCGGCAGCGACTTCACCACCGTTCTCGACGCCAGAACCGGCAAGATTCGGTGGTCGAATCCAGCCTTCCAGGCCCGAGCCCTCGACGGCGACACTGTCGCCGGCATGAGATCCACTGATTACAGGGCCAAGGCCGAGCGGGCGACGATAGGGCTGGCCGCATCGGATGGTGCCCAACGGTGGATCCACGAAAATACGAGGCCATCCGGTGTGCTCGGCAGTGGCCAGCTCGGCGGCGGACTGATGCAGGTGTATCCGGTTCGCGGTAACAGCGAAGGCAGACCAGCGGGACTCATCGAGATAAAAACCGGCCGCGAGGTCATCCGCTTCGAACCGGCAGGCACTGCCACTTGCCGATACGATGGAGAAGCTGTCGTCGTGTGCGCGCAGCACGGTGGCCGCTCGGGTGAGACCGGAAGCATGGCTGCATACGACGCCACGTCATACAAACTGCTGTGGCAGTTGCCCGACAAGGCTGCCGGGCGGGAGGCACCCAAACTATCCGCAGCACGACGGGGAGCGATCTACGGATCTACCAGCAATGGCCCGATCATCCTCGACGCGCGCACAGGGCAGGACAAGGTCACAGACCTGAGCTTCACCCCTGACGTCGTCATTCCCGGGTTCGGGATCGTGAAGAGCTTGAAAGCAATAAAAGTACACGCGGCAACTGGCTGA
- a CDS encoding sugar phosphate nucleotidyltransferase — MIGMVLAAGAGRRLRPYTDTLPKALVPVDGDTTILDIALRNLAEVGLTEVVIVVGYAADTVRERQAGLEERYGVKITLVHNDRAEEWNNAYSLWLAREHFARGVLLVNGDTVHPVGVEKTLLAERGPGVLLAVDTVKKLAEEEMKTTFDAAGQLTRITKLMDPAEAYGEYIGATLIEPQVADALADALEATWRRDPNLYYEDGYQEFAERGGEVRAASIGDVPWVEVDNHDDLARAREIACRY, encoded by the coding sequence ATGATCGGGATGGTGCTTGCGGCCGGGGCGGGGCGCCGGCTGCGCCCGTACACCGACACCCTGCCGAAGGCCCTCGTGCCGGTGGACGGCGACACGACCATCCTCGACATCGCGCTGCGCAACCTGGCCGAGGTCGGGCTGACGGAGGTCGTGATCGTGGTCGGGTACGCCGCCGACACGGTACGCGAGCGGCAGGCCGGGCTGGAGGAACGCTACGGCGTGAAGATCACCCTGGTGCACAACGACAGGGCCGAGGAGTGGAACAACGCCTACTCGCTGTGGCTGGCCCGGGAGCACTTCGCCCGGGGTGTGCTGCTGGTCAACGGCGACACCGTCCACCCGGTGGGCGTGGAGAAGACCCTGCTGGCCGAGCGCGGCCCCGGCGTCCTGCTGGCCGTCGACACGGTCAAGAAGCTGGCCGAGGAGGAGATGAAGACCACCTTCGACGCCGCCGGCCAGCTCACCCGCATCACGAAGCTGATGGACCCGGCCGAGGCGTACGGGGAGTACATCGGCGCGACACTGATCGAACCGCAGGTCGCCGACGCGCTCGCCGACGCGCTGGAGGCCACCTGGCGGCGCGACCCGAACCTCTACTACGAGGACGGCTACCAGGAGTTCGCCGAGCGCGGCGGCGAGGTGCGGGCCGCCTCGATCGGCGACGTCCCGTGGGTCGAGGTGGACAACCACGACGACCTGGCTCGGGCGCGGGAGATCGCGTGCCGCTACTAG